The sequence GGCACGGCGCTGCCCAAGCTCCTGCACGGACTGAACACCGACGACAACGCTTCCTGACGACGTCCCCATGTTCCCGCCCGGGCGGGAACATCCAGCAAGAGGGACGACGGGCTCGTGCGCACATGAGTCAGTGGAAAAGTCCATTCACCCAGATCACGAGGAACACAAGGGCCGCCACCCGACGGACCCGTACCGCGCCTCGAAGGCGGCGGTCTCGTCGGCGGTCCGGTCCTCTTCGAGGTACGTCCAGCGGCCCGCCTCGGCGGCGTCGCCGTGGAGCCGGTACACCTCGGCCAGTCGGCGGCGGAGCGTCAGGTCGTGCGGGAACCCTTCCGCCCTTCCGCCAGCGATACTTGGACGATGGACAGCTACGAGGGCATCGCGACGCTTGAGTGGTGGGCCAATCGGTCAACGTGCTTGCGCAGGGCCGGTGTTCGAGTCGAGGTTCGTGTCGTGGGCGGGGACTGGACGTGCGATGCGATTCTCGATCCTCCCCTGCCCCCGGAGGATCGGGAGAGCTTCGCCTTCCTGATTCAGCTCGATCCGTTCTTCACCCCGCGCTTCGACGAGGAGAGCGCTCTGCCGGTCCGCGTCGTCGCAGCAGGAGAAGACGGGCGACTGGTCCTCACCGGCGCCCGAGCAGACACCGCGTCGGCAGTTCGCACGCCCGGACTTCCGTGTGGCGACGTGCAGTTCGGCCGTCGCCACTGCCCCGCGGTGCCTGACCTCGGGATCTCAAGCCGGCGAGAGCCTGTCGCCCGCGTGCCTGGCGGTCACTTCGTCCAGTAGCGGATGTTACGGAAGCGCGCCTCGGCGCGCCCGGAACCGTGGTTGTAGGCGCCGTTCTTGAAGTAGGTGCTCGTCCACTCCGGCACACGGCCCGACCTCGTCATCGCACCCGTCGCCGTCAGTGAACCGGGGGCAGCCTGGGGTCTGCCGTAGCAGCCGGTAGCGGCTTCGAGGCGGCTCAGAAGAGAGACATGTTCCGCTCCCGCCGTTCTCCCCGCTCGAAGTCCAGGAGTCGCTGCTTGCGTTCCAGGCCGCCGCCGTAGCCCGTGAGGCTGCCGTCCGCGCCGACCACGCGATGGCAGGGCACGATGATCCCCAGCGGGTTCTTGCCGTTGGCGAGACCCACCGCCCGCGACGCCTTCGGATTGCCGAGGGCGTCCGCGAGTTCACCGTACGAACGGGTCTCGCCGTACGGGATCCTGCGAAGCTCTGCCCAGACCGACTGCTGGAACGGGGTTCCGTGCAAGTGCAGTTGGACGGAGAAGTCCTTCAACTCACCGGCGAAATAGGCCCGTAGCTCCTCGGTCGTCTCCCCGAACGGCGTGTCGTCCGGCTCGCCGAAGCTCTCCTCGGGCGGACGGTGGCGCTGGTCCGTCATGTAGAGCCCGGAGAGGACGCCGTCGGTGGCGACCAGCGTCAGCGGGCCGTACGGGCTGTCGACGACGGTGTGCTGCTTCAGGTGTTGGTTCACGTGTTGTTCCATGTGCTGCTTCACTGCGCGTCCTTCGGTACGTCGTGGGCGGCCTGTTCGTGTCCGGGAAGGAAGTTGATCGGGTGCGTGCCCGTCGCCCACAGGTACTGGACGGCGTACGCGCGCCAGGGCCGCCAGTCCGCCGCGCGTGCCGTCAGTGCGGCGGGGGTGGACGGCAGGCCCAACTCCCGTGCGGCGTAACGGATTCCGAGGTCGGTCACCGGGAAGGCGTCGGGGTCGCCGAGGGCGCGCATGGCGATGACCTCCACGGTCCAGGGCCCGAAGCCGGGCAGGGCCAGCAGCCGCGCCCGAGTCTCGGTCCAGTCGCTCTCGACGCCCAAGTTGATGGCGCGGTCGGCCAGTTGGCCCACCAGTGTGGTGAGGGTGGTCCGGCGCGTGGCCGGCATGGCGAGGGCCTCGGGGTCGAGTGCCGCCAGGGCCTCGACGGACGGGAAGAGGTGGGTGAGGCCGCCTTCGGGGTCGTCGACCGTTTCGCCGTGGGCCGTGACCAGGCGTGCCGCGTGCGTGCGGGCGGCGGCCGTGGACACCTGCTGGCCCAGCACGGCCCGTACGGCGAACTCGGCCTCGTCTACCGTACGGGGCACGCGGCGGCCCGGCGCCTTGTCGACGAGCGGCGCCAGCACCGGATCCGTACGCAACTGGTCGTCGACCGCGACCGGGTCGGCGTCCAGGTCGAGCATGCGGCGGCAGCGGCTGATGGCGACGGTCAGGTCGCGCATGTCGCTGAGAGTGAGGCGGCAGCCGATGTGGTCGGGCTTCGGAGTGAGCGCGACGACCCCATGGCCGTACGGCAGACGCAGGGTGCGCCGGTACGCGCCGTCGCGCCACTCCTCCACGCCCGGTACGGCGGTGGCGGCAAGGTGGCCGAAGAGGTTGTCGGGGTTGAGCGGGGCCCGGAAGGGGAGCCGGAGCGCCAACACCCCTGGTGTGCCGGTGGAGTTGGCACGGTTCTTGGGTGCCCGCGTGCGCAGCTCGCTCGGGGCGAGGGCGAAGACCTCGCGGACCGTGTCGTTGAAGGTGCGGATGGAGGAGAAGCCCGCCGCGAAGGCGATCTCGGCCATCGGCAGCGGGGTCGTCTCGATGAGCAGGCGTGCGGTCTGGGCGCGCTGGGCGCGGGCGAGGGCGAGCGGGCCCGCACCCAGCTCGGCGAGTAGCTGGCGTTCGACCTGCCGGGTGCTGTATCCGAGGCGGACCGCGAGCCCCGGTACGCCCTCGCGGTCCACGATCCCGTCGCCGATCAGCCGCATCGCGCGGGCCACCAGGTCGGCGCGCTGGTTCCACTCGGGCGAGCCGGGGCTCGTGTCGGGGCGGCAGCGCTTGCAGGCCCGGAATCCTGCCTGCTGGCAGGCTGCGGCGCTCGGGTGGAACGTCATGTTCTCCGGCTTCGGCGGCACGACGGGGCAGCTGGGCCGGCAGTAGATCCGCGTGGTCAGGACAGCCGTGAAGAACCATCCGTCGAAGCGGGCGTCCTTCGACTGGACGGCGCGCACACAGCGCTCGGTCTCGGTGTGCATCCCGTTCTGCATGCCCACCAGCATCGCCCTTGGTCAGGGCGATGGCTGGCGGGAATGCGACATCTGCCTCAGCCCGGGTCACTCCCCCGGGCCCTCCGAACCGTGCGAGCCACTTGCCGGCTCACTCGTCCGCCGTGGGGCGCCTGGAGGCCGCCATCGCCTTGTCTACGTCGGTCAGGGGGCGCAGTCGGTAGGTGTAGGAGTAGTCCCGGTCGGCGAAGAGCTTGTACTCGTCGTGCGTGTGCGCGCCCCAGCTGTTGTCGCCGCCCACGCCCATCTGCCGGTGGTTCACCCGTAGGACGACCTCGTCCCGCGCGGTCAGCTGGTAGTCGTGGCGCGTGCCGACCGACAGGTCCTCGGGGGTGAAGTGCGAGGCGTTGACCTCGATGAGCGGTTCGCCGCTGACGAGCAGCCCGGCGCCGTCGCGGCCGGTCAGGGCGGCCCAGCGGACGTCGGTCCTGTTGCCGTTCTCCTGCGGGCGGATGTAGCGCGACCACTGGCCCGCCACGGTCCCGGAGTACAGCCCCACGTCGGTGCCGTCGTTGCGGTCCCAGTGGTTCTCCTCGGGGCCGCGGCCGTAGTAGCGCAGGTTCGTCAGACGGCCCGGGAGGAACAGCAGGGTGCCGACCTCCGGGATGTAGGGCAGGTTCGCCGCGCCCGGGTGCAGGGTGTTGTCGACCCGGATCTCACCGTTGCCGAAGACCGTGTAGGTGGTGGTGTACGCCGATTCGGTGCTGGTGGGCAGGGTCCCGGTGACCTTGATCCGGACGGCCCGGTCGCGCAGGGTGTCTACACTCACGTCCGTCACCTTCCGCAGGGTCCCGGCGTCGCGCCAGGTCTGGTTGCGGACGTGCTGGCCGTTGCCCCTGTCGTTGTCGGTCGGTGCCCGCCAGAAGTTCGGCACGGGCCCGGAGGTGATGAGCCGGGCGCCGCCGGCCTCGTACGAGGTGATGGTGCCCGTGCTCCTGTCGACGGTGACGCGGAAGCCGTCGCCGCGCACGGTGACGGACCTGCTGCCGTCCTGGTGGCGCAGCGCGGGTACGCGTTCCAGTGGCACGGGCCGTACGGCCGGGCTGCCCGCATCGACGGGGATCTGCTGTTCGGCCACCGCGAAGCCGGCCTCGGCCCACTTCGTGCGCTCCTTGGTGGTGAAGGACAGCTGCAGGAAGTACTCCGTACCGGGCGCCGGGTTGGTCGGCAGGCCGAAGGGCACGGTGATGTCCTTGCTGCTGAGCGGCGGGACGTCGAGCTGGGCGCGGCTGAGCTTTCCGCGCCGCACGATCCGGCCGTCGGCGACGAGTGACCAGCTGCCGTCGAAGTCACGGAGGTTGGTGAACAGGTACTCGTTGGTGAGGGTGATCGCGGCCCCGGCGGCCAGGGTTTTCCCGGACGACGCTGCCGGTGCGGCGTTGATCGCCTGGTAGATCCGCTTGACCTGCGCGGCCTTGCCGGTGTGTCCGCGGTCGGCGGTGACGATGCCGTCCGCGACGAAGGCGCCGTCGTTCGGGTGGTCGCCCCAGTCGCCGCCGTACGCGAAGAACGTGCGCTCAACAGCGCCGCCCCCCGGGCCCCCGGGTCGCTTCTCGGTGACCTTGACGGTGGCGGCGTCGAACCAGAACCGCACCCCGTCGTCGCCGGGGCCGCGCCCGTTCGCGGCGAGTTCGGCCGCGGACAGGGCTCGGGCGTAGACACGCGCCCGGCGGATCGTGCCGCTGAACTCGCGGGTGGGGTTGTCGACGTCCGTGGCGAGCGAGAGCGGCGCGGTGTTGACGGCGGGCCGCCGGGTGGTGGTCCTGGTGGCCCTCACCGCGCCGTCGACGTGGAGGGTCAGGGTGCCCGCCGCCGCGTCGAAGACACCCGCGATGTGGTGTTCCTGGCCGGTCCAGTCGTTCGGGAGCGGCCAGGTCGCGCTGATCCACTGGCCGTCGCCGTGGATGAAGAACTCCAGGTTCCCACTCGTCTGCTTGAGGGCGTACTGGGTGTCGCCTTTGGTGATGAGCGGCTGGTGGTAGCCGGTCACGTGCGGGGTGACCCAGGCCTCCAGCGTCAGGGAGCCGGTGATGTCGAGGCCGGGGTCGCGGGCGAAGACGGTGCTGCCGGACACGCCCTTCCTCCGGTCGAAGGTCGCGCTGCCCGCCTGGATCTCACCGCGCACCGCGGCGGGCCCCGTCTCGGTGAACAGGGTGCGCGTCGGGGTCGGCGTGGTCAGTGACTGGTCGACGAAGTCCCAGATCCAGCCGCCCTGGAGGACGTCGTGGCGGCGGATGACGTCCCAGTACTTCTTGAAGTTGCCGGTCGAGTTCCCCATCGAGTGGGAGTACTCGATCATCACGTACGGGCGGGTGTCCGAGGTGTCCTCGGCACGGGCCTCCACGCGCCCGGGGCTGTCGTACATCTCCGAGCGGATGTCGCTGATCTCCGGCCGGTCGTCGCCCTCGTACTGGATGACGCGGGTGGTGTCGTACGAGCGGATCCAGTCGTGCATGGCGACGAAGGTGCTGCCGCCGCCGGCCTCGTTGCCGAGCGACCAGATGACGACGGAGGCGTGGTTCTTGTCGCGGTGGACCATGTTCCGGGCGCGGGCCACGCACGCCCTGCTCCAGTCGGGGTGGTCGCCCGGGTACTCGTCGCGGATGCCGTGGGTCTCCAGGTTGGTCTCGTCCACGAGGTACAGGCCGTACTCGTCGGCCAGCTCGTACCAGAGGATGTTGTTGGGGTAGTGCGAGGTGCGGACGGTGTTGATGTTCGTCCGCTTGATGATCTCGATGTCCCGGACCATGTCCGCGCGGGTGAGCGCGGTGCCCCGGTCGGGGTGCATCTCGTGCCGGTTGGTGCCCCGCAGGGAGACGGGCTGCCCGTTGATGCGCATCAGGCCGTCCTTCAGCGCGAACTCGCGCAGGCCGACCCGGTGCGAGAGCGTCTCGACGACCTTGCCCGCCGGATCGCGCAGCCGCAGCACGGCCGTGTAGAGGTACGGGTCCTCGGCCGACCACAGCTTCGGCGCGGGCACGGCCCT is a genomic window of Streptomyces sp. NBC_00414 containing:
- a CDS encoding methylated-DNA--[protein]-cysteine S-methyltransferase — its product is MKQHTVVDSPYGPLTLVATDGVLSGLYMTDQRHRPPEESFGEPDDTPFGETTEELRAYFAGELKDFSVQLHLHGTPFQQSVWAELRRIPYGETRSYGELADALGNPKASRAVGLANGKNPLGIIVPCHRVVGADGSLTGYGGGLERKQRLLDFERGERRERNMSLF
- a CDS encoding DNA-3-methyladenine glycosylase 2 family protein, which codes for MQNGMHTETERCVRAVQSKDARFDGWFFTAVLTTRIYCRPSCPVVPPKPENMTFHPSAAACQQAGFRACKRCRPDTSPGSPEWNQRADLVARAMRLIGDGIVDREGVPGLAVRLGYSTRQVERQLLAELGAGPLALARAQRAQTARLLIETTPLPMAEIAFAAGFSSIRTFNDTVREVFALAPSELRTRAPKNRANSTGTPGVLALRLPFRAPLNPDNLFGHLAATAVPGVEEWRDGAYRRTLRLPYGHGVVALTPKPDHIGCRLTLSDMRDLTVAISRCRRMLDLDADPVAVDDQLRTDPVLAPLVDKAPGRRVPRTVDEAEFAVRAVLGQQVSTAAARTHAARLVTAHGETVDDPEGGLTHLFPSVEALAALDPEALAMPATRRTTLTTLVGQLADRAINLGVESDWTETRARLLALPGFGPWTVEVIAMRALGDPDAFPVTDLGIRYAARELGLPSTPAALTARAADWRPWRAYAVQYLWATGTHPINFLPGHEQAAHDVPKDAQ
- a CDS encoding glycoside hydrolase family 2 TIM barrel-domain containing protein; this translates as MPHPHPHPHSRPDPHMTPVSRRRLLEGGAAVLGALALPGASPTAHAADGPTAPGGSPEWNGAIDVFQVGTEPPHTTLTPYADVGQALDGDRTRSPYRMSLDGKWKFAYADRPDDRDPDFHRTDLDDSHWDTIPVPSAWQLHGYDFPIYINITYPYWGPNGLGEEPQPPAAPTRYNPVGQYRRTFTVPKGWSGRRTFLHFEGVKSAHYVWINGELVGYHEDSYTPAEYDITPHLKPGTNRIAVEVYRYSDGDWLEDQDMIRLSGIFRSVHLYSAPAVHLRDFKLDTPLGDDHRSAELSVTASVRDYGGREDGGSGRGTGGGTYSVETQLHDARGHAVWQRPLRQAVDLGSAPAGEDVTVQAARAVPAPKLWSAEDPYLYTAVLRLRDPAGKVVETLSHRVGLREFALKDGLMRINGQPVSLRGTNRHEMHPDRGTALTRADMVRDIEIIKRTNINTVRTSHYPNNILWYELADEYGLYLVDETNLETHGIRDEYPGDHPDWSRACVARARNMVHRDKNHASVVIWSLGNEAGGGSTFVAMHDWIRSYDTTRVIQYEGDDRPEISDIRSEMYDSPGRVEARAEDTSDTRPYVMIEYSHSMGNSTGNFKKYWDVIRRHDVLQGGWIWDFVDQSLTTPTPTRTLFTETGPAAVRGEIQAGSATFDRRKGVSGSTVFARDPGLDITGSLTLEAWVTPHVTGYHQPLITKGDTQYALKQTSGNLEFFIHGDGQWISATWPLPNDWTGQEHHIAGVFDAAAGTLTLHVDGAVRATRTTTRRPAVNTAPLSLATDVDNPTREFSGTIRRARVYARALSAAELAANGRGPGDDGVRFWFDAATVKVTEKRPGGPGGGAVERTFFAYGGDWGDHPNDGAFVADGIVTADRGHTGKAAQVKRIYQAINAAPAASSGKTLAAGAAITLTNEYLFTNLRDFDGSWSLVADGRIVRRGKLSRAQLDVPPLSSKDITVPFGLPTNPAPGTEYFLQLSFTTKERTKWAEAGFAVAEQQIPVDAGSPAVRPVPLERVPALRHQDGSRSVTVRGDGFRVTVDRSTGTITSYEAGGARLITSGPVPNFWRAPTDNDRGNGQHVRNQTWRDAGTLRKVTDVSVDTLRDRAVRIKVTGTLPTSTESAYTTTYTVFGNGEIRVDNTLHPGAANLPYIPEVGTLLFLPGRLTNLRYYGRGPEENHWDRNDGTDVGLYSGTVAGQWSRYIRPQENGNRTDVRWAALTGRDGAGLLVSGEPLIEVNASHFTPEDLSVGTRHDYQLTARDEVVLRVNHRQMGVGGDNSWGAHTHDEYKLFADRDYSYTYRLRPLTDVDKAMAASRRPTADE